The following nucleotide sequence is from bacterium.
GATATTTGGCTTTGCGAAGCAGTTCGTCTACCGCTTCTGATATATCCGCTACGTTCTTATACTTCGCGCTGCGCATCTCCCTTAGCGCCGAAATCTGCGGATCCTGCTTTTCGGCGCCGCCTATGCCTAGCTTGCGTACGTCTTCAGGAAGAACTTCCATGTTGCTCTGAACGCGAAGCTGAAGGTCGTGATAACCGATAAGCGCAAGGGTTGTGTTGAGGGAATCGATCTGGTTTTTAAGGTCGTTGTATTGCTTTTCTAAAAGCTTGTTTTCTCTGCGTAATTGCGCAAGCGCCTGGCGGTCAACTTCTATTTTTGCCCTAGAGATTATGGAATATACAGCGCTGCCGATGAACAATACGAAAGCGGGGATTACTACCCACAGCAACCACGGCGAAAGCGAAAGCCGCACAATCTTATCTTGAGAGCCATAATCAATGAGCAGGTTGACACGCCTTAGCATGTAAAAAGTATACTTAGTTGAGATTTCTTGTCAAGAGGTAAAGCGAAATTTTGACATGTATAAATATATTTAACTTGAATTCACGTTAATTCAATGTAGGATATAACAATAAATTCTAAGTTGTACTGCATACAAAAAACCATAATTATTAAGTAATTATAAGTAGTGTTTAGAATAATCTATATCCAAATTATAAGAAGCTATATGTTATAATCTAATATATTAATTATCTGATATGCATTAAAATAACATTATATGTAAAGTATATTCAGGTATATTGAGTATAGTTTTTAAGCTAAATCAAAAATTAAGCTTTTTGTCGTCTTGCAACAATACGGGTTCTTTAATTAAGTCTCTTTTTTATGTATCTTAAGGTAGTTGGAATAGGCTTTCTGCAATTTGAACCGCATTCAGTGCAGCACCTTTTCTTAGATTGTCCGAAACGAGCCAGAAATGTATAATTCGCTTATCTTCAACATCATATCTCAATCTGGAACAAAAAACCTCATCCTTGCCGGCTGCTTCAATCGGGGTAACGTACTCCTTACCCCCGCTTATTTTTATCCCTGCAAAGCTTGAAAGCGATTCTCTTATTTCGTCAATCCCCACTTCGGTTTCAAACATGCATGTTACAGATAACGAGTGTCCCACCTCTACAGGCACGCGGACGCAAGTTCCATAAACCTTCAGCTTATCATCTCCAAGTATCTTGCGGCTCTCCTGCCTGAGTTTTGCCTCCTCGCTCGTCTCGTCCGAGTCCTTCATCGCGCCTATCTGAGGGTCTACGTTCGCGGCAATTGTCTTCGGAAACACCTTTTTCGCGTCTTCGGGGATCTCTTCGCCTGCCGCCGCGTACTCTCTCTGTAATCTCAACTCCGCAAGCGCGTCCTTGCCTGCGCCTGAAACCGACTGCAGGCTCGTAACCATAGTCCTTGAGGGATTCGCCACCTTCCTGACTGCCGCCATCGCCATAACGAACGGTATCGTCGTGCAGTTCGGATTCGCCACTATTCTTCTCGTGACCTTCTTGAGCGCGTCCGCGTTTACCTCCGGCACCACCAGGGGGACCTCGGGGTCCATCCTGAAAACCTTGGATTTATCGATAATCCACGCCTCGCCCTTGTAGTTCTCAAGTATCGGCCTTGTCATATCGTCCGATACCGATGCGAAGAAAACATCCGCCACAAGGTCCCAGTTGTCGTGAATCGCTCGAACCTCGTACTCCTTACCATTAAATTCGATTCTCTCGCCAACACTGCGTTCCGAGGCATACAAAGTGAGCTCAGACACCGGAAATCCGCGCTCCTCAAGAATCTTCAATGTCGTACGGCCCACGAGGCCTGTTGCGCCGATTATTCCAACTCTCATGATGTATTCTATATGACGATGTACTTCCCGTCAAGTAAACACTGCCCCACAAAAGTCGCCGGGCGACTTTTTGGGGGCCCCAACCTTCTCGAACATCCACCTTTGACCTTCAGCGTCATTGCATGCCCGCCCGCACCCCCCTCCCTCAATCCCTCCCACAAGGGGAGGGAGGAGTTTTTGAAGCTCAGGATGTTTCCCTCCCCCCTTGTGGGGGAGGTTGGGTGGGGGGGAGAGTTGGATGAATATTCTTAAAGGAACATTTACTTCGTGAATAGATTGCGTCGGTTGCACAATGCAACCTCGCAATGACAGACTTTCTGGGATAAGCGTTCAAAACCGTCGTTGCGAGGATTCCTCTGGAAGACGAAGCAATCTCATAATAAAACCTCAATATCTGAGATTGTAGTTAGCTTCTGTCCTCCACTGTTATAGCGGTGTGGTACTCTTGACATTATTGGGTTCTAAATTATAGTTTAAAATGAGTTTTATTTTCTGGTTATATGAAGCAGCTCCATTGATTGGTGCGATAGGAGGTCTTTTGGGGGGTGTTGGTGCTTTGTTAGCTTTATTTTTCTTGGCAAGAAATCTCAGGGTCATGCGTGATCAGCAGAAAACGAATTTAAATATGCTTCAGGAAATGCAGAGTCAGAGGAAAACAGAATATAGAGAGTATATTAAAGTGTGCTGTAAAGACTTAGACATCATTGATGAAGGCCTCAAGGTTATATTTCATTTTAAAGAACCTTCGAGCTCATTTATTTTTCTTAGAAGAATGTTATGGTTGTACTCGCCTTACGTCGATATCAATGAAGAACAATGGTATTCAAGGGAAAAGACAGTAGAATACCTAGACCATTTTGGACCCATATATACCGTTGAAGAGGGTTTCGTAATTGTCAATATACCTCCGAAAGTGAAGCTGCAATTCATGGGAATAAATCCTAACGAAGGGGCGTTGGGTACAAGAAAAGAATTTTATCTTCATTCAATTTTTGAATACGTAGATAAAATCAATAGGGTGAATTGGGTATATATATGCTGGCTAGTCCAGCTTAAAGTAGAATTCTTTGAAGGAAAAAAATTGTCAAATCCTATTTTACAATAAAGAAGTATAGAGTCTTACAAGGCGAATGAAAACGCAAAAATAGATAAGCTCGTTTACCTTTCTAATAGATATTTCCGATTGACACATTTCTCCATAATGATATAATCAAAAACTTTGAGCTAAGGAGGCCTATGTTCCGTATAGTTGAGCGTGAAAGAGTAAACCCTGTAGTTAACCGCTTCGTAATCGAGGCGCCCCTCATCGCGAAAAAGCGCGAGCCGGGCCAGTTCGTCGTGTTCCGCCTTCACGAGAAGGGCGAACGCATCCCCATAACCATAGCCGATTCCGACCCCGAGAAAGGCACCATAACCGTCTACGTCCAGGAGCTTGGCAAGACCACCTTCGAGATGGGCAAGCTCAACTCCGGCGACGAGATTTCAGACGTCGTAGGTCCCCTGGGACTTCCTACGCCTATCCACAAGCTTGAAGGAGACGTATTCGTTGTCGCAGGCGGGGTAGGTTCGGCAGAGGTGCTTCCGATAGCTCGCAAGCACAAATCCGTAGGCAATACCGTTG
It contains:
- a CDS encoding aspartate-semialdehyde dehydrogenase, whose product is MRVGIIGATGLVGRTTLKILEERGFPVSELTLYASERSVGERIEFNGKEYEVRAIHDNWDLVADVFFASVSDDMTRPILENYKGEAWIIDKSKVFRMDPEVPLVVPEVNADALKKVTRRIVANPNCTTIPFVMAMAAVRKVANPSRTMVTSLQSVSGAGKDALAELRLQREYAAAGEEIPEDAKKVFPKTIAANVDPQIGAMKDSDETSEEAKLRQESRKILGDDKLKVYGTCVRVPVEVGHSLSVTCMFETEVGIDEIRESLSSFAGIKISGGKEYVTPIEAAGKDEVFCSRLRYDVEDKRIIHFWLVSDNLRKGAALNAVQIAESLFQLP